One window of Lemur catta isolate mLemCat1 chromosome 3, mLemCat1.pri, whole genome shotgun sequence genomic DNA carries:
- the KIAA0040 gene encoding uncharacterized protein KIAA0040 homolog, with protein sequence MERISSFFSAIWDTISTKHQEGLFNTICLGVLLGLPVLVIITLLFICCHCCWSRQGKSGQQPERNKRKKKKKKDEEDLWISAQPKLLQMEKRPSLPV encoded by the coding sequence ATGGAGAGAATCAGCTCCTTCTTCAGCGCTATCTGGGATACCATCTCGACCAAGCACCAAGAGGGCTTATTCAACACCATCTGCCTGGGGGTCCTCCTGGGGCTGCCAGTATTGGTGATTATCACGCTCCTCTTCATCTGCTGCCATTGCTGCTGGAGCCGACAGGGCAAGAGTGGCCAACAGCCAGAGCGaaacaagaggaagaagaagaagaagaaggatgAAGAGGACCTCTGGATCTCTGCTCAGCCCAAGCTTCTCCAGATGGAGAAGAGGCCGTCACTGCCTGTCTAG